In the Caballeronia sp. M1242 genome, AAGAAACATGAGCAGGATCGCGATCATCGGCGCTACCGGCAATGTCGGAAGCCGGCTCACGCACGAAGCGTTGCGGCGCGGACACACCGTGACGGCGCTTGCCCGCGACACGTCGAAGCTGGAAACGCGCGAAGGTCTCGACGCGCGAGACGTGGATGCGCTCGATCTCGACGCGCTCGCCGATGCCATCGCCGGACACGACGCCGTCTTCAGCGCGACGCGTTTTTCGACCGTGCCCGAGAGCGCGATCGTGGGCGCGGTGAAGCGCGCGGGCGTGGAGCGGCTCTTGGTCGTGGGCGGGGCGGGCAGCCTGTATCTCGCGCCCGGCCAGCGCCTGCTCGACGCCCCGGGCTTTCCGGACGCCTACCGCGCGGAAGCGACAGCGGGCGCCGCGTTTCTCGACGCCCTGCGCCGCGACCGCGAACTGAACTGGACGTTCGTGTCGCCGTCGGCGGAGTTCGTGAGCGGCCCGCGCACGCAGCGGTTTCGCACGGGCGTCGACGAACTACTGGTCGATGCCAACGGCCGAAGCTGGATTTCCTTCGACGATTTCGCGATCGCGTTCCTCGACGAGTTCGAACGCGGGGCGCATATCAAGCAGCGGTTCACGGTCGGCTATTGACCGCAGGCGGCCGCACGGAGCGGCGCCGCCTGCGCCGCCCGCCCGCCCCCCATTCGTCAGCCGTGGACGTCGGCTTCGACTTCCTCGGTCTTGGGCATGGCGGCGGCGAGAATCATCGCCGATGCGTTCTGGGGCTTCGGATCGCGCTGCGACGGCCGATAAACCTGATCCCCGCGATGAATCGGCATGCCCGAGAGCGAGCACACGCCGTCGCCGGACGCGGTGGTGGCGCGCCAGCCCTGATAGCCGTAATGGCACGTTCCCGGATCGGACCAATAAACGAGCGCGGTCGCGCTGCTCGGGCGCTCGATGACGCGCACGATGGCTTGCGGGAAAGGCAAGCGGTCATTCGACTCGCGCGGATGCGTGCGATTCCAGTCGCGCGTCAGGCGTTCGAGGAAGGCGCTTTCGGCGCGAGCCGTCTTCTGCGACGGCGCGGTCCGCCCCGACTCGACGGGGATGGTTTCAAGTTGGTGGACGGTCTGTGACCACGGGTCCGCTCTTTTCGAAAAAGCTGTCATGGCATTGTTCCAGGCTTTGACTCGACCTAGAACGTACGTCATTAAGCATATTCCGATAAATACGGGATAGGTGAAAACACTGTCCCGTTAGTGCGAATAATCCGAAAAAGTAGCGAGCGGGGTGCGATTGCGGGCCGCCGGGTTGATATATGGACCCTCGCGGAGCCTTATGTGGCGAGGCTTTGCGGCGGGTCTCGCCTTTGACCGAAGGCCGAACGGCGTGGCACTGTTTAGTCGCGGCAGGGAGACAACGGCGCGCTTTTCCGTACGGGCGACGTGGGTTTCTCGGGCAGAACAGGCGGCCACGCTCGCGAGGGAGCCCCGGCCGTTCGGTTTGGCGCTCGTGCGCGGGTCGCGTCCGAGGCGCAAGGATGCGACCGATCGGGCTGGCTCAGATGGCTGCACGCGGCCCTATGGCGACCCCTGTCGCGCAAGGCAACACGCGGGTCCGCCGTCGCGGTCTCGGCCCACTACCGCGCACGTACGTGCCGCTTAGAGACCGCGCAGGCGCCGGTCGAAAACAGATGCACAAGCGCGCGTGCGGCAATGGGCCGACACTTGACGCTTGCCCGAGCAGTTCAGATTAGTCGGCTCAAGCGACGAAAGCGCGACGACGCGTTGATATAAGAATGGCTGCGGACGAGAAACGAGCACGAGAGCAACCGACGGCAGAGGACCGGCAGCGCGGGCGGGCAAGAAGAGGCGCCTTGCCCACAAGGGCGGATGAGCGCGCGGAGTCTACGCCCGGCGGCGAGCGCCGCCGTGGGCTCGGTTCCGGCTATAGTGAGGGCACGATTCGGCGGGCGTTGAGACCGAAAGAACCAGACCCTTGTGCGGGCGCGTGGCCCAGCGCGGGAGGCCGCCCTATAAGCCTGCGTTCTGATCCACCGCCACGGCCTCGGACCGAAATCGCCCGCGCCCAAGAGCTCTGCGAGCGCAAGTCGAAGCAATAGTCGGCGGTAAGCCGTTTCGCGGCCGAACCGGGGTTTGACGCCCTCAGGCGAGAAAGAGCGAGCGCCGCCGTGGGCTCAGGCCCGGCCATAGTGCGGCCCATTCAGCGGGCGTTTAGCCGGACTCGAAACGAACAGGCCCTAGTGCGGGCGCGCGGCCCAGCGCCGGAGCCCGCTGTATAAGCCGCCAATCTGATCCATCGCCAAGGCCTCGGACCGCAATCGCCCGGGCTTAAAAGCGCTGCTAGCGCAAGTCGAAGCAACACTCGGCGGTAAGCCGTTTCCCGGCGGAACCGCGCTTCGGCCCGCTCAGGCGAGAAAGAGCGAGCACCGCCGTGGGCTCGGATCCGGCCATAGTGCGGGCCGCATTCAGCGGGCGTTGCGCCGGACTCGAAAGGAACAGGCCCTAGGGCGGGCGCGTGGCCGGCGTCGAAGCTCGCGGGATAAGCCGGCGTTCTGATCCACGGCCACGGCGTTGGACGCTATCGCCCGCGCCGGAAAGCCATGCGAGCGCAATAAAACACCATCCGGACGGCAAGCCAATTTCGCTGCGAATAATGCAGTTCGGCCCGCACAGGCGAGAACGAGCGTCATGAGGATTCAGGGAGAGAGGGCGCCAGCAAGGCCAGCGCGCCCGCCGTCATTGCGGGGAGAAAAGCGGCAGCGCGGGGACTACCTCTCTGCCCGACGTACAACAGACCACTCAAGCCACCTTCGCAACAACTCCCGTCACGCGACTACAATGCCGCGCGCGCCTGTCTGAAGCCCAGATCGCGCCTGCATCCAACGAACGCATCGGCGCGACCGAGCGTGCTCACGAAAGCGCCGCACAATCGCCGCATTCTTCCGCAACCTGCAACCCATCGGTAGATGCCGGCTGCACGAACGGCCGCCACACGGGCGCGGTCGGCGCGAAGTCGTCGAGCATGGAGAATTGTTCGAGCGACGTGTTATCGAACATGATCGACCTCATTGCTATGTAGTTAGTTTGACGAAGTAAATCAACGCGCGACCACATTGTTTCGTACCGGCGACCCATTCGCATACTCGACGATCCCGCGATTGCGCGCTTCCGCTTGAGCGGCGACCGCATCGCCCCACATGCTGCGCGACGGATAGCTATTGCGATTCAGCGCCGGAAGCGAGCCGTCGGAGTAAGCCGCTGCAAGCTCGGCACGGACTTGCGCGCGAGTCTTCGGTGCTTCGCTCGTGCTCGACGTGGTCTGAGTCAGATACGTCCCCGCACGGCCAATGCCTTGTCCGCCTTCAGCGAAAGCCGTGCTCGAAATGACGGCAGAGATAGCGGCAAGCGAGACACTCGCGACGATAAAGCTTTTCATGTTGCGACTCCTTTCGATCCGTTCCATATGCATCGGGATACGGCGCACTGTTCACTTTGAGCGATGCGTCGTGGCAGGACGAAATGTAGTCGCGCGGTGTCGGCGGATAAATGCCCCATCCGCGAATAGATTTATCGACATCCGCGAATAATCGCTCGCGGCGTCGTCATTGAAGTAAGCGGGAAATGAGAGAAATGCTTTCCATCATGGCGATGGAAAGCATGTGAGCAACGAGAAGAACAGCAGTGTTTCGTTAAACGACGACGTCTGCCGTGCCCGCCACTTCGGGCGTGCCATGACGCACGATCATCGGCGATGCGGTGCTCGTCGGCAGGCAACGCTCTTCCGCATCCTTCTGTCCTTGCAGCAGCGGGCAGCGTTCGAATAGCTCGGCAACCCAGTCCACGAACACGCGCACTTTCGGCGACAAGTGCCGGTTGTGCGGATAGACCGCGGAAATAGGCATCGGCAAGGGATTCCATTGCGGCAAGACTTCGACGAGTTCGCCCGAGCGCAAATAAGGCAGCGCCATGAAACGCGCGACCTGCACGATGCCGACGCCCTTCAGGCCGCAGCTGAGATACGCTTCGGCGTCGTTCACCGCGATCATGCCGCGCATCTTCACTTCGATGGTTTCACCGTCCACGACGAAATCCATATCCATGATGCGGCCCGTGCGGCTCGAGAAATAATTCACTGCCGTGTGGTTCTGCAAATCGTCGAGCGTCTTGGGCGTGCCGTGGCGCTCCAGATATTGCGGACTCGCCACCGTCACGCCCTGAAACACGCCGATGCGCCGCGCGACGAGACTCGAATCCTGCAGCGTGCCCACGCGAATCACGCAGTCGACGCCTTCCTGAATGAGATCGACGGGCTTGTCGCCGAAGCCCATCATCAGTTCGATATCCGGGTAGCGCGTGTGGAAATCGCATAGCTGAGGCATCACGATCAGACGCCCGATTGCGCCCGGCATATCCACGCGCAGCTTGCCGTGCGGGCCTTTGCCGTTGTTGGAGAACGTGCTTTCCGCTTCTTCGATGTCCGCGAGAATGCGCACGCAGCGCTCGTAATAAGCCGCGCCGTCCGGAGTGAGATTGAGCCTGCGTGTCGTGCGCTGAAGCAGGCGCACGTTGAGAAACGCTTCGAGGTTTTGAATGATGGTCGTCACGGACGCGCGCGGCAGATTGAGCGTATCCGCTGCCCGCGAAAAGCTGTTCGTGTCGACGACGCGGGTAAAGACCTGCATTGCTTGTAGCCGATCCATGTTCTCGTACCTTCGATGCTGAGTGAGCGAGGAATTAAGCGGGTGGCTAAGAAATGAATTGCGCGGTCTAGCCACGATTGCCCCGATTGTTCGGGGCGACCGAATTGTGTTGCCGGATTATAGGCATTTATCTAAAAAGGCGTGGACTCCAGAATTCGCACCATCGCAACTCATGCGCGGACGCCTTGTACGCAAGGCCGTGCGAACGGAATAACCATGGCAACACTGCTGGATCAGGAGCAACGCCCGAGACTGTGCATCGAAGAGGTGCATATCGCAGGGCACGTCCAGCCAATCGTGCTGCGAAGCTATCGCCCGGCATCCGATGGCACTGTCTTGCCCATCGTGCTCTATTTTCATGGCGGTGGTTTTACACACGGCAATCTGGACGATGCCGACATCGCCGCTTCGACCATCGCAGGCGATACGCCGGCGTGGGTCGTCTCCGTCGGCTATTCGCTCGCGCCGGCCTATCCGTTTCCCGCCGCGCCGGAAGACGGCTATCGCGCGGCGCAATGGGCCTTCGCGCATGCACGCGGCCAGCGCGCGGACCCGCAGCGCATGGGCGTCGCGGGCCACGATGCAGGCGGCAACCTCGCGACGTGCGTAGCTGCCATCGCTCGCGATCGCGGCGACATTCGCGTGTCGGCGCAGGCGCTGCTCGCGCCGCTGCTCGATCCGAGCATGACGCGCGTGGCCGATGAGCGCAAGGTTCTGTGCCCCGATCTCGAACTCAGCGAGTGCGCGCGGTGCTATCGCGCGTACTTGCCGAACCCGTCGCAACGTTTGCATCCGTACGCGGCGCCGCTCGAATCGCGGCGTCTCGCTGGCTTGCCTCCTGCATTGATCGCGAGCGCGGAGCATGACCTGCTGCATATCGAAGCCGAGAAATACGCGGCCGAACTCATTGCGGCGGGCGTGCCGACCGAAGTCACGCGCCACTGCAAGGCATCGCACCAGGCGCTCGCGGCGCACGCGGCGGCATTGAAGGATGTCGTCGCCTTCTTCAGGAAACGGCTCGCGCGCACCACATAAGCGCAAAGCCACGCACCACAACAATACGAACTCAACGCAACCGGAGCTTTCCATCATGATGTTCACTCGCAAACGCATCTACGCCGCGCTAGGCGCGACGCTGATCATCGCAGGCGCGGGCGGCTATACCGTCTGGCGCGGCCAGGGCGACGCGGCCATCAATCAGGCGCACGCCGCGGCACAGGCACATAGTCCGACCGCCACCGAAGTGGACGTGGCGACCGTCGTGTCGAAGACCATCACGGATTGGCAAAGCTATTCCGGCAGGCTCGAAGCGGTGAATCACGTGGACATTCGTCCGCTCGTGCCCGGCACCATCGTCGCGGTTCATTTCAAGGACGGCGCGCTCGTGAAGAAGGGCGATCCGCTCTTCACCATCGATCCGCGTCCCTACGAAGCCGAAGTGGATCGCGCACAGGCGCAGCTCGCGGCGGCGCAGGCCCGTAACGGCTATACGTCGACGGACGCGGCGCGCGCCGAACGTCTGCTCGCCGACAACGCCATTGCCAAGCGCGACTACGACGAGAAGCAGAACGCCGCCCGCGAGGCCGTCGCGAATCTGAAGGCCGCGCAGGCCGCGCTCGAAGCCGCGAAGATCAACCTCGCGTACACGCATATCGTCGCGCCGGTGTCGGGCCGCGTCTCGCGCGCTGAACTGACGGTCGGGAACATCGTGTCGACGGGCGCGAACGCGCCGCTTCTGACGACGCTCGTCTCGGTT is a window encoding:
- a CDS encoding DUF4148 domain-containing protein → MKSFIVASVSLAAISAVISSTAFAEGGQGIGRAGTYLTQTTSSTSEAPKTRAQVRAELAAAYSDGSLPALNRNSYPSRSMWGDAVAAQAEARNRGIVEYANGSPVRNNVVAR
- a CDS encoding LysR family transcriptional regulator encodes the protein MDRLQAMQVFTRVVDTNSFSRAADTLNLPRASVTTIIQNLEAFLNVRLLQRTTRRLNLTPDGAAYYERCVRILADIEEAESTFSNNGKGPHGKLRVDMPGAIGRLIVMPQLCDFHTRYPDIELMMGFGDKPVDLIQEGVDCVIRVGTLQDSSLVARRIGVFQGVTVASPQYLERHGTPKTLDDLQNHTAVNYFSSRTGRIMDMDFVVDGETIEVKMRGMIAVNDAEAYLSCGLKGVGIVQVARFMALPYLRSGELVEVLPQWNPLPMPISAVYPHNRHLSPKVRVFVDWVAELFERCPLLQGQKDAEERCLPTSTASPMIVRHGTPEVAGTADVVV
- a CDS encoding NAD(P)-dependent oxidoreductase; the encoded protein is MSRIAIIGATGNVGSRLTHEALRRGHTVTALARDTSKLETREGLDARDVDALDLDALADAIAGHDAVFSATRFSTVPESAIVGAVKRAGVERLLVVGGAGSLYLAPGQRLLDAPGFPDAYRAEATAGAAFLDALRRDRELNWTFVSPSAEFVSGPRTQRFRTGVDELLVDANGRSWISFDDFAIAFLDEFERGAHIKQRFTVGY
- a CDS encoding DUF3331 domain-containing protein encodes the protein MTAFSKRADPWSQTVHQLETIPVESGRTAPSQKTARAESAFLERLTRDWNRTHPRESNDRLPFPQAIVRVIERPSSATALVYWSDPGTCHYGYQGWRATTASGDGVCSLSGMPIHRGDQVYRPSQRDPKPQNASAMILAAAMPKTEEVEADVHG
- a CDS encoding efflux RND transporter periplasmic adaptor subunit; amino-acid sequence: MMFTRKRIYAALGATLIIAGAGGYTVWRGQGDAAINQAHAAAQAHSPTATEVDVATVVSKTITDWQSYSGRLEAVNHVDIRPLVPGTIVAVHFKDGALVKKGDPLFTIDPRPYEAEVDRAQAQLAAAQARNGYTSTDAARAERLLADNAIAKRDYDEKQNAAREAVANLKAAQAALEAAKINLAYTHIVAPVSGRVSRAELTVGNIVSTGANAPLLTTLVSVSPIYASFDVDEQTYLRYLGRDAGSTVPVSLGLANEDGYSREGVVDSVDNRLDTTSGTIRVRARFNNPDGSLVPGLYARIKVGGGTPHPAVLVDDSAIGTDQDKKYVMVVDKDNRVQYREVTLGQTHDGLRVIAKGLAPGERIVVNGLQRVRPNDVVKVNAVAMNNAGEAPAVKTASAQ
- a CDS encoding alpha/beta hydrolase; this translates as MATLLDQEQRPRLCIEEVHIAGHVQPIVLRSYRPASDGTVLPIVLYFHGGGFTHGNLDDADIAASTIAGDTPAWVVSVGYSLAPAYPFPAAPEDGYRAAQWAFAHARGQRADPQRMGVAGHDAGGNLATCVAAIARDRGDIRVSAQALLAPLLDPSMTRVADERKVLCPDLELSECARCYRAYLPNPSQRLHPYAAPLESRRLAGLPPALIASAEHDLLHIEAEKYAAELIAAGVPTEVTRHCKASHQALAAHAAALKDVVAFFRKRLARTT